Proteins encoded in a region of the Rhodococcus sp. SBT000017 genome:
- a CDS encoding polysaccharide deacetylase family protein, whose translation MPLASHGRFDYSPIGDRPQFEWPGGARLAVYIAVNCEHFPYDDGRPGLGYTPAMDQPNTYNWGWREYGNRVGGFRIAETLQQSGIRPTLLVNTEVYEHAPQLIDAFRALDAEVVAHGRTNAIQPNDQNEDDERRSIDEVTSAIERHEGAPPRGWMSPGANPSRVTEDLLAERGYDYTLDWPIDDQPVWLNTRGGPLLSVPYPHEVNDLPVFVHHHQTAATFERNIIDSFDELKENSAHQPVVLAISLHTFLTGQPYRLRRLRAALKHMTDNSDGVWFTTPGEIATHYRELVPPAPAHHNR comes from the coding sequence ATGCCCCTCGCCTCTCATGGACGCTTCGACTACTCCCCCATCGGCGATCGCCCGCAGTTCGAGTGGCCGGGTGGCGCGCGCCTCGCGGTGTACATCGCCGTAAACTGCGAGCACTTTCCGTACGACGACGGCCGCCCAGGGCTGGGCTACACGCCCGCGATGGATCAGCCGAACACCTACAACTGGGGGTGGCGTGAGTACGGCAACCGCGTCGGCGGCTTTCGGATCGCAGAGACGTTGCAGCAGAGCGGGATTCGGCCGACACTGCTCGTCAATACCGAGGTGTACGAGCATGCGCCGCAGCTGATCGACGCCTTCCGCGCCCTCGACGCCGAGGTTGTCGCACACGGCCGAACGAACGCCATACAACCGAACGATCAGAACGAGGACGACGAACGACGATCGATAGACGAGGTCACGTCCGCCATCGAGCGGCACGAGGGAGCCCCTCCTCGGGGTTGGATGAGCCCCGGTGCCAACCCCAGCCGAGTGACCGAAGACCTTCTCGCCGAACGCGGCTACGACTACACCTTGGACTGGCCCATCGACGACCAGCCGGTGTGGCTGAACACCCGCGGTGGCCCGTTGCTCAGCGTCCCGTACCCACACGAGGTGAACGACCTACCGGTGTTCGTCCACCATCACCAGACCGCAGCGACGTTCGAGCGCAACATAATCGACAGTTTCGACGAGCTGAAGGAGAACTCGGCGCACCAACCCGTAGTGCTCGCGATCTCGCTGCACACCTTCCTCACCGGACAGCCCTACCGACTTCGACGGCTACGCGCGGCGCTGAAACACATGACCGACAACAGCGACGGCGTCTGGTTCACCACCCCGGGCGAGATCGCGACGCACTACCGAGAGCTGGTGCCACCCGCCCCCGCTCATCACAACCGGTGA
- a CDS encoding ABATE domain-containing protein — translation MPARFPEFRPGSVLSTAFTGTLTERCGEPVERIPVPQRLIDWLAMNGLAVEGCTDSQLFLAHELREAIHLAATAAAVEDTLPRSAVRTINDRSIRGQSAAVLTAEGDRRWQLSSMQSVEDALGVVAADAIDVIAGVRDGKLALCASPTCRAAFFDTSQSRSRKWCDMNTCGNRQKKARFIANQQRRT, via the coding sequence ATGCCCGCAAGGTTTCCCGAATTTCGCCCCGGTAGCGTCCTCTCGACCGCCTTCACCGGGACGCTGACCGAACGATGCGGCGAACCTGTGGAACGGATTCCGGTGCCGCAGCGGCTCATCGACTGGTTGGCGATGAACGGGCTCGCCGTCGAGGGGTGCACCGACTCCCAACTGTTCCTGGCTCACGAACTGCGAGAGGCGATTCATCTCGCAGCGACAGCTGCCGCAGTCGAAGACACACTGCCCAGGTCGGCCGTCCGAACCATCAACGATCGCAGCATTCGCGGGCAGTCCGCTGCTGTTCTGACGGCCGAGGGCGACCGCCGCTGGCAGCTGAGTTCGATGCAGTCCGTAGAAGACGCCCTCGGCGTAGTTGCGGCCGACGCCATCGACGTCATTGCCGGTGTTCGAGACGGCAAACTGGCATTGTGCGCGTCCCCTACGTGCCGGGCCGCGTTCTTCGACACCAGCCAAAGCCGCTCGCGCAAGTGGTGCGACATGAACACCTGCGGAAACCGTCAGAAGAAGGCGCGATTCATAGCGAATCAGCAGCGCCGAACATAG
- a CDS encoding epoxide hydrolase family protein has product MQSLSGLEVCSFEPLTPDDDLDDLRARLAAARLPESEPVISTEPGRRRWDQGVPLADLQEILDYWRTGYDWRKFEERIDAIGQFRTSVYGLGFHFLHCRSARTDATPLIMTHGWPGSMAEFVDVVDALAHPDDPRAPAFHVVVPSLPGFGFSDKPSTTGWGTEKIATAWVELMRRLGYDRFLAHGGDWGGVITTILGGRFPAHVIGIHTTLAQAPPGMTTEGLTADERRWTEENSDFRHHHSAYAKQQATRPQTIGYSLVDSPVGLLAWILDKFAEWTDTDDSPFPAISRDRLLDNVTLYWLTRSGASSARIYYESHNSLDPDLRVDVPAAITTYPRDIEKNPRAWAEERFRQIVRWKEPESGGHFPSLENPDHFVRDLQEGLAAVLAATGMRRT; this is encoded by the coding sequence ATGCAGTCGCTCAGCGGCCTCGAAGTGTGTTCGTTCGAGCCCCTCACACCCGACGACGACCTCGACGACCTGCGCGCGCGGTTGGCCGCCGCACGGCTGCCGGAATCCGAACCGGTGATTTCGACCGAGCCCGGCCGTCGGCGATGGGACCAAGGCGTTCCTCTCGCCGACCTGCAGGAGATCCTCGACTATTGGCGCACGGGCTACGACTGGCGAAAGTTCGAGGAGCGCATCGACGCGATCGGTCAGTTCCGCACTAGCGTCTACGGTCTGGGATTTCACTTCTTGCACTGCCGGTCCGCGCGTACCGATGCCACTCCGCTGATCATGACGCACGGCTGGCCGGGCAGTATGGCCGAGTTCGTCGATGTGGTGGACGCTCTGGCGCATCCCGATGACCCCCGCGCGCCAGCGTTCCACGTCGTCGTCCCGTCGCTGCCGGGGTTCGGCTTCAGCGACAAGCCGAGTACGACCGGATGGGGAACCGAGAAGATCGCGACAGCGTGGGTCGAGTTGATGCGCCGGCTGGGTTACGACCGGTTTCTGGCCCACGGTGGTGACTGGGGAGGCGTGATCACGACGATCCTCGGAGGCAGATTCCCCGCGCATGTCATCGGGATCCACACAACTCTGGCGCAGGCACCGCCGGGGATGACAACCGAGGGCCTGACTGCTGACGAGCGCCGCTGGACCGAGGAGAACAGCGACTTCCGGCACCACCACTCGGCGTACGCGAAGCAGCAGGCGACCCGGCCACAGACGATCGGGTACTCACTCGTCGACTCTCCGGTCGGTCTGCTCGCCTGGATTCTCGACAAATTCGCGGAGTGGACGGATACCGACGACAGCCCCTTCCCGGCGATCTCCAGAGACCGGCTGCTGGACAACGTCACCCTGTACTGGCTCACGCGCTCGGGAGCGTCGTCGGCTCGGATCTACTACGAAAGCCACAACTCCCTGGATCCGGACCTGCGGGTCGACGTTCCGGCGGCGATCACTACGTATCCGCGCGACATCGAGAAGAATCCTCGTGCGTGGGCTGAGGAGCGCTTCCGTCAGATCGTGCGGTGGAAGGAACCCGAGTCAGGGGGACATTTTCCGTCGCTCGAGAATCCAGACCACTTCGTCAGAGATCTGCAGGAGGGGCTTGCCGCCGTGTTGGCGGCGACCGGCATGCGTAGAACGTGA
- a CDS encoding alpha/beta fold hydrolase — protein MNGEAAMMADASTVPTAQQWIAQCDSFETDDGFRITYRRRGAGSTVVMLHGFPTWSYDWAPVAEDLGSDHDVVTLDFLGYGSSDKPRGHNFTVARSADVVEQLLRHLSISSAQLVVHDYGGIVGQELLDRRRRANLSFDISVVHVLNSGVVYSEYRPTVLQRLLAQPVVGPVLARLSNKTALRKTIDAVRGDTKASDEEFDNLWYGIALHDGHKLSHRLIRYNDERAVHHERWLSALVEYDGPLGLIWGLADPVSGQRVLDAIRALRPDAWVTALGGVGHFPQSEAPKDVARAIREHPTN, from the coding sequence GTGAACGGGGAGGCAGCGATGATGGCGGACGCGAGCACTGTGCCTACTGCGCAGCAGTGGATAGCACAGTGCGACAGCTTCGAGACCGACGACGGATTTCGGATCACGTACCGCCGCCGCGGCGCGGGCAGCACAGTGGTGATGCTGCACGGGTTTCCTACCTGGTCCTACGACTGGGCCCCGGTGGCCGAGGACCTCGGGTCCGATCATGACGTCGTGACGCTGGACTTCTTGGGCTACGGGTCGTCGGACAAACCACGTGGCCACAACTTCACCGTCGCTCGGTCCGCGGACGTCGTCGAACAGCTACTGCGCCACCTCTCGATTTCGAGCGCGCAGTTGGTCGTTCACGACTACGGCGGCATCGTCGGTCAGGAGTTGCTCGACCGTCGACGCCGCGCAAACCTGTCCTTCGATATCTCTGTCGTGCACGTACTCAACTCCGGGGTCGTCTACAGCGAGTACCGCCCGACTGTTTTGCAGCGTCTACTCGCCCAACCGGTGGTGGGACCCGTTCTCGCTCGACTGTCCAACAAGACCGCCCTACGCAAGACCATCGATGCCGTGCGCGGAGACACGAAAGCGTCCGACGAAGAATTCGACAACCTCTGGTATGGAATCGCGCTGCACGACGGACACAAACTGTCGCACAGACTCATTCGCTACAACGACGAGCGGGCGGTGCATCACGAGCGGTGGCTTTCGGCGCTCGTCGAATACGACGGCCCACTTGGACTCATATGGGGGCTGGCGGATCCGGTCTCTGGTCAGCGAGTGCTCGACGCCATCCGCGCACTGCGACCGGATGCCTGGGTCACGGCGCTCGGTGGCGTCGGACACTTTCCGCAATCGGAAGCACCGAAAGACGTGGCGCGGGCTATCCGCGAACACCCGACGAACTGA
- a CDS encoding 2'-5' RNA ligase family protein has protein sequence MKSLFDLPMTAWPHERNSLHVYALPQIDSSVLVPIQDAIRSTGVCSVQPTEFLHATVTRIPAFLDTVPADTVLTLRGLLDDATAALEPFTVDMTGPHIFEHSVGYEGNRSPQWDSLVRSVRAGATTVLGDPAMPPAPHAPHISLGYGTADVDSEPLTAELARLGARRGRQQSVRMHVAEVQLLSVHQDSAAGIYTWDTICTAHFGRVMYRPS, from the coding sequence GTGAAGAGTCTGTTCGATCTACCGATGACCGCGTGGCCGCACGAGCGCAATTCCCTCCATGTCTATGCACTTCCGCAGATCGACAGCAGCGTTCTCGTCCCGATTCAGGACGCAATTCGCTCGACCGGTGTGTGTTCTGTACAGCCGACGGAGTTCCTGCACGCCACCGTCACTCGAATCCCGGCCTTCCTCGATACGGTCCCCGCTGACACCGTTCTCACGCTGCGCGGACTCCTCGACGACGCGACGGCAGCACTGGAGCCTTTCACCGTCGACATGACCGGCCCCCACATATTCGAGCATTCGGTCGGATACGAAGGAAACCGAAGCCCGCAGTGGGACAGCCTGGTTCGGTCCGTACGTGCCGGTGCGACAACAGTTCTCGGTGACCCGGCAATGCCGCCCGCGCCGCACGCACCCCATATCTCACTGGGTTACGGCACAGCCGACGTCGATTCGGAACCGTTGACAGCCGAGCTCGCCAGGCTCGGCGCGAGGCGGGGTCGCCAGCAGTCGGTGCGGATGCACGTCGCAGAGGTGCAACTCCTCTCGGTCCATCAGGACTCCGCCGCCGGGATATACACGTGGGACACCATCTGCACCGCACATTTTGGGCGAGTAATGTACCGCCCATCGTGA